Within Sorghum bicolor cultivar BTx623 chromosome 2, Sorghum_bicolor_NCBIv3, whole genome shotgun sequence, the genomic segment GGTAAATGTATTAGATTATATCTGAAGGCTATCTACCTTCTGCAGGTTCTGCTAGCAGGATTGTCAGCACCACCTCATATCCAAGCTCAGTCATGTCTAAGACAGGTTCATTTAAAACACTGGGTTATCTCCTCCCAGGATTTAACTTGAACACCTGCATCATAATTGAAGCGAGGCACGTCAGTATTAGTTTTGTGTCCAACCAGGGAATTGACAATGCAAATTCAAGATGAAGCAATCAAGCTGGGAACACCTTCAAGATATCTTCTATCATGTGTTGATTTATATTTTCTTCCTCGCTCATATACACAATGAACATTAGAATTTGCATAAATGGCGGCTGCTGAAAGGGAATAAAGAATTAGCTATTGAAAGggaataaaaaataatttaaaagccaaattACCTTGGTATGAAGGGTATCTACCTTTTGCAGGTTTCGCAAGCAGGATTTTCTGGGGATGAAGCATGAGACGGAGGAGGAAAAGAGGATGAGGTGCTGCTAGATCCAGCAGAGGCAAGTTTCATGGAGCATAGGAACAGAACAGTCACGATTTAGCGGAAGGAGGCAGCAGCAGGGGGCGGCCGCACTGCCAGCCACCGGTGGGGGTCACGGTCGCCCCCGCCCGTGTGGCGCGAGGGAGGCGTAGGGGCGGAGAAAGACGGCAGCCGCCGTGCCGAGGTCAACCATGGCGTGGCCGCCCTGGCTGCGCCCGCATCGAGAAAGATGGGAAGAGAGAGAGATGTAGGAGAAGAGGCCATCGGGACTCACCAGCGCGGGGAACGGAGTAGGAGGGGGCTGTTGGCAAGGGCGTCGCCACTACACCGCCGTGCCAGGGGCGCCCTCGCGCCGCCGCGACTAAGGCAGCACATGGACGGGAGGAGGGACAGAGGAAGGAGCCGGCCCGGTGCCGTCACGACTGGGGGCTCGGCCTGCACTGCCGGCGCACTCGCCCTGCGCTGCCAGCGAACAACGGACGAGGAGCGAGGGAGAGAGGGGGGGAAGGGGAGAAGGCGCCGTCGGTAGGGCATCGACGGTGGCGGCCATCGGCAAGGCCTGCTGGCACTGCGGCGTGGCCGGGGGCAGCCATTGCCGAGGTCAGATTGGGAAGGAGAGGCGGCGGAGGTGACGAGAAGCGTCGGGAAGAGGAGGgcataatttttttttaccTATGGGAAGACGGGACTGGAGGGTGGAGAAGATATTTTACGGATGGCTGAGGTGGACCAATGGAAAGAGGAGATGAGGTGGCGCTGAGGTGGCCCAATCAGAGATTTCAGGGTGACGTGTATACCTTGCCTGCGCGGGGAGCGACATAGGATTGTAGAGGTAAATTTAATATCATTAGGTAGATTTGTTAATTTTttgtaataaatttatttgaagaaaCAAGTGTTgctaatatttttataaatctagtcaaactAAATGAAGTTTGATCAGCACAATTATCATAATAACACTTTTTTTAAGATGGAGTACGCATTATTTACAGCCCCCACAGCATGGCTGACTGCAATTCCTTCTCACAGATAACTGTACTCGCAGCAGCTGCCCGTTGTAATCTTACTGCAGCGAACATGTAAATGACTGCACCTGCACATACACAGATCGACACACCCAGCTGTTGCTTGTAGTAGCGTGGTGTGGTAGCACTGGAGTGTAACTTTCACTCACCCTCGCCCACTTCACTGAAACTCTTCTGATCTCTAGTAGCTATGCTCCCTGCTTATAATAGCCCCGGTGGCTGGGCGCATGCATGATACAGTACTACACACAATTAAGCTACTGCTGCCATTACATGCATGCATTTAACAGTGCGTTAGCTGCAGGGCTCGATCTGGAATACTATACATATTCCTATATGGGATTAGCCTTGGAGTATTTAGGGCCGTAGTAGTTTAGATCCAAGTTGGTACAGTGAATTAACATCGGCAGGCAGCAAAGCGGAGGAGCAGCTGCAACGGGCCAACGGCAGCATGTAGGAGTAGGTCACTGTGATGGACCGATCATTAATCCCCTATCAATTGATTGGCTTTGGCTCTCGTACGAAACGGGAGggcggtagtagtagtagcggTAGCGGCAGCAGCAGACTAGCGGTATGTGGTGGATTTCTGCAGCGTTGGTGTGGTGTGCCATTCATGACTCCCGACGTACTCATGCGTTCGTACGTCGGTAGAAGTACTATACGGTACATGCGAcactatcatcatcatcatttgaATTCCGGCAGCAGGGATCGGAGAGATCCGGGATCCCGCCGGGAAGACAATAGGGAGCAGTGGAGATGTGTCGTGCATATGATTGCAGTTTCCAAGGCCAGGTTTTATATATCAGGGGAGGATAAAACGTGTTTGGTTACAAAATTTCAGATTctttgtcacattgaatctttcagcacatgtatagagtactaaatatagattaaaataatatttgtatagtttgtttgtaatttacaagacaaatcttttgagtttagttaatccatgattggacaataattatcaaatataaacgaaaatactacgatACCTAAAATCAAAAATTTTCACCAGCTGAACAACCCCTGACGTCGTGACGTTTGGTAGCGATCGACTGCCGTCTGCAACTGCAAGTCAGTCAGCTGACTAGCTAAGTTGCATTGGCTGGAGTGTCGTGTCGACAGTCGAAAACCGAGCGAGGTTCCATTGACGGCCTGTTTAGTTTGCAATATTTTGGTTTCTGGCtaccgtagtattttcgtttttatttgacaaacattgtctaatcacgaagtaactaggcttaaaagattcatcttacaaattacagctaaactgtgaaattagtttttattttcgtctatatttaatgctctatgtatgcgaccaaagattcgatgtgacggaaaatctaaacAACGCCGTCAATGGATCGACATGCATGCGTGCTTGCCGGCACTATCGAAGGCAACAACAAAGTTGGTCCATCGTCTATTCGTCTGATCCACCAGACCACCACGAGAATTGAAGACAAAAGAAGAGGAGCAGAATTTTAGTCTAATCCAAACAGTTGGAAGATTCAGCTTCTGTATCTAAACCTGTCGGAGTGCTTTGACTTGTAGTAGAGTAGAGCTGGACCAGTGGCCTGTAGGCCACATACTTGCTATCAGTATCAGATAAGGCACTGGAAATGATACTCGTCTCATGAGTCTATTCTTCCTTTTTGTATCACTATATAATACCCTAGTAGCACTACAACCTCTCAAATACTATACTGTATCAATCAAATACTACTATCACCTGATAAATGTGTGTGTtgcttaaaaaaaaagaaggaccCGGGCCAATTTCCAGGTCCCGTCCTTTTCAGAGCGAGAAGGATCACCAAGTATGAGCTCGCGTCCACAGAGCAGCACAGCACGCCGGTCGTCGCTGCTTCCTTGCGCGATTGGATGGACATCGTTAGCCTAGCCACCACACAGGACGCACGAAAATCTACTGACAGCGCTGGGAGGGAGATGAgaaatggccttgtttagatgcgaaaagattttggatttcgctactgtagcactttcatttgtttgtggcaaatactgtccaatcatggactaactaagatcaaaagattcgtctcgcgattgtaattagtttttattttcgtctatatttaatgcttcatgcatgtgccgaaagattcgatgtgacggaaaatcttaaaaactttttgatttttagggtgaactaataCAAGTCGATTTTTTCCCTTCTTTGACCACGTACACAAAGATAATGCAAAAGCTATATCGATATCCCCTGGCAGTGGGATGGCACGCCACGGTCCACGACTGATCAGCAGCTCGCACCATGTAGTACACCACTGCACACTAGCCGCCAATTGGCTTGGCTGGGACAGCGCCGTGCCTGACCGATGGGACGAGAACTAGACGAGGCGAGGTTACAATTACAATTACTCCCGGCACATGGCCGCTAATCAATGGTTGCTTAACCCTAGCTACCGTGTAGTAGTACTTAGTAGCAGTACCGATACCCGCACAGGCCGCAGCGCGAATGAATCAGCCTCGCCCCCCCTCTGAAACACCGGTGGATCCATCAACAACTCCTGTTTCCGCGGGGACACGGCCGGCCCGGCGGACCCCGGCCCAAAAGCGTACGCGCGCGCCTTTTATATCCGCGCGCCGGCCAATCGATCGGCCACAGCACCACCGCGCCGCACCACACCTTAGACCACACGCAGACGCAGCAGCTTCTTGTTGCCTTATGCTATACTAGGTGCTGCTACGTGCTAGCGAGGCATCGAGGCCGACGATGGAAGCGgaaggggcggcggcggcggcggagaacGGCGGCGCGGGCAAAGGGTCCGACTCCGGCAGCAGGTTCAGGCGGGTGTGCGTGTTCTGCGGGAGCAGCTCCGGCAAGCGGAGCAGCTACCGGGACGCCGCCGTCGAGCTCGGCAAGGAGCTGGTGAGTGAGCACGGATCGAGCACCCGCACCCCTGCTGCATCTGCGTGCCTGCATCGTGGTGTTCTGTTTGGTTCGTCCGCCCGACCGTCGATCGGTGCCTGACTGGCTGCCTGTGAACGAACGTTGTTGTACAGGTGGCGAGGAAGGTGGATTTGGTGTACGGAGGGGGCAGCCTGGGGCTCATGGGGGAGGTCTCCGAGGCCGTGCACAAGGGCGGCGGCCATGTCATTGGGTCAGTCGCCCCTCTCGTCCGACCGTTCACAGCCTCACCAATAAATCTGTGTGACTGTGTCTCGATCATGCATATATCCAGCTGACTGACTGCTTTTGTTTATTGCTGCTGCAGCGTCATACCGACCACTCTCATGGGCAAGGAGGTGAGTTGAGATTGAGAAACAGAGACTCACGCTGTCTGCGCATGTCTAACTGACTACCTGTGTCCGCGTGCGTGCATGCAGATCACCGGGGAGACCGTGGGCGAGGTGCGGGCCGTGGCCGGGATGCACCAGCGCAAGGCGGAGATGGCGCGCAACTCCGACGCCTTCATCGCGCTACCAGGTAcacctgccctgccctgccctgccggCCTGTTCGATCTCCCGGCTACCATACCAGCAATCCAGCATCATTGAGCCGAGCCATGGGTGGTTGTATTGCAGGCGGGTACGGGACGCTGGACGAGCTCCTGGAGGTGATCGCGTGGGCGCAGCTCGGCATCCACAGCAAGCCGGTGAGTGAGCGCAGACGACGACACGGTACCTGGGACTGGGAGGGGTCGTTGAGACGTGCACACACACCGTGACACCCACA encodes:
- the LOC8067448 gene encoding probable cytokinin riboside 5'-monophosphate phosphoribohydrolase LOGL9 isoform X2 encodes the protein MEAEGAAAAAENGGAGKGSDSGSRFRRVCVFCGSSSGKRSSYRDAAVELGKELVARKVDLVYGGGSLGLMGEVSEAVHKGGGHVIGVIPTTLMGKEITGETVGEVRAVAGMHQRKAEMARNSDAFIALPGGYGTLDELLEVIAWAQLGIHSKPVGLLNVDGYYDFLLAFIDKAVDDGFIKPSQRHIFVSAPDASELVQKLERTTPYIYRST
- the LOC8067448 gene encoding probable cytokinin riboside 5'-monophosphate phosphoribohydrolase LOGL9 isoform X1, translated to MEAEGAAAAAENGGAGKGSDSGSRFRRVCVFCGSSSGKRSSYRDAAVELGKELVARKVDLVYGGGSLGLMGEVSEAVHKGGGHVIGVIPTTLMGKEITGETVGEVRAVAGMHQRKAEMARNSDAFIALPGGYGTLDELLEVIAWAQLGIHSKPVGLLNVDGYYDFLLAFIDKAVDDGFIKPSQRHIFVSAPDASELVQKLEEYEAVQDEDPATPKLCWEIEQVGYNASLLAEIAR